The genomic stretch TATACTTTCCATTTCTTTTGGCAGCTCATCAAAAAAAACGGTAATACGTCTTGAGAATCGCAAATTTTGGATTTCAGTGTACGTACGCGAATGTTTTATTTCCTCTGACAGCGCAACAAAATCTTCTCCGTTACGAGTAATAAAGCGGAAGTATTCCCCCAGCATATTTGTGAATTTCTCAATCCGATCTGCATCACCCATTCTTGAGAGTGTATTCAAAATAAAGAAGCTGTTATAAAGGAAATGCGGATTGATTTGAGATTGCAGCTGTTTCAGCTCTGCTTTTTGCATCATCATTTTTTGTTTGAAATCCTGATCGATGAGGGTTTGCAATTTACTTAACATATGATTAAAACGAGTATATAAATAACCAAACTCATCTTTACGTTCATGTTCGATGGGGCTGTCTAAAGAGCCTCCTTCCATACGCTTAAACCCTTGAATAAGTTTTAACAACGGTTGATGAATAATTCGGTACGAAGAGTAAGAAAAAACGACGATAGCAAGCAGAGATGTCATGATGAAGATCCATGCCCATTTAGAAAATGTACTCAGCGGCCGCTTTACTGTTTCCTCAGGCAAATACATAGCTACAGACAGTCCTGTTGCTTCCGAATACACTTTATTCATTTGAAACTTTTTATTTTTCAGTTTCATTACAACAGCATCATTACTTGAAGGAGAATTCTTAATAAAATCTTGAATGGCTAGATCTGCATCCTTATCCGTGCTGAGCACGAAACCAGCTGACTCTGACAATAACAATGAACCACTTTCCGGATATAAATTTACTTGTTCCAGGGACTTTAACAGTTTTTCTATATCAAGCTCAATCTGAACTGTAAAAAGCGGTTCTGCTCCTTTTCTTCCGCTTTCTTTAGAACCATTCAGATAAAGGGAATTATTCCATTTTATTAATCGATGATCACTTTCTTTAGCCCCGGAACGAAAGAAATGATACTGAACGATATCAAAATCCTGAATAGCTCCAGCCGTAGATAGCGTCTTCGTGATCGATGGAATGTGAATATAAATGTCTTTAATATAGGGACTGCTGTTCTGAACAGAAGTCATTCGTTGAATTAATCTGCTTAATTCAGATCTTCGATCTGCATTATCAATGAAGTCCCATGTTACCGAAAGTGTATTAAGCCCGCTGTCTTCCACCAAATCGAACAACTGAAGCTCAATCCATTCTACTTCCCGATCAAGGGTTCCTAAGTAATAATTCAATTGCTTGGAAGTCGCTCTTGATATGTCCTCGCTTGCATTTTTATAACTCCACTGATAGAGATACAATCCCAATACAATAATTGGAATGACAACGAAGAGGTACGTAAACACCAGACGTACAAATATTGAATTTCGTAGGGAAACAGCGGGAAATTTAAACAAACAAATGCCTCCGATACAGCAAGATGATAATAAACCTATTCTCATAAGAAGACATCTTATTTTCTCAGTTACATCCTCTCCCTTTTTACGTAGGAGGACGTTATGGTTTTTGCGCTAAAAACCACTGATTGACTTCTTCCGTTATCTGATCGCCGCCCAGCTTCTTCCACTGCTTGACAAAACGGTCAAATTCCTCAATAGGTCTGCCAAGTATAATGTCCATGTACACTTGAAGCTGAATTTCATTCAAAATGGACTGCTTTTCGATCATGGTTTCCGTTGGAGTGCCTACAAAACTTTCGTACAATAATTGATTATTTTTTTCGTATTGATCAATAATGGCCATAGCCCCTTGTTCACCATAGGTTCGTTCCCAGCCCCATCCGATTTCGATATTGCCGCTTCCCGATAGATACGTCGTAATATTTTTCTGGATTGCTTTGGCCTCTTCATTCAGTTTAGACTGATCCCCTGTAATGCGGGCTTCCTTCAATTGTTGAAAAGCCTCCATGTTTTTCCTTGCTGGGTAGGGTGTTATAGGAGAAAGCTGCCACACAGGATAGGGAGAGCTATAGTATTTTTCGTATTCTGCTGTTTCTCCCCAGTTCTTTTCTAAATGCAAGTTAAACATCTTGATGATCGCTTCAGGATGCTGGACGCCTCTTTTTACAGCAATAAAATGAGTCGTATTGAACTTTAACGGAACTTTTGGTGCTTTTCCGGACACAGAAACGATAGGAAACGCTCGCCAATCCGCATTTGAATCACTCTCCCGGCTCACTTGAGCAAGAAACGACCCCCACTGTTCTCCGTATAACATTCCTATTTTTCCCTTGGCCACTTGTTCTTTGGCTTTGATCCCATTTTTCATGGCAAATTCACTATCCAAATATCCATTGCGATACATATTTTGCAGGGACAACAAAGCCGATTTGACCTCAGGCTGAATCCCTCCATACGTAAGTTTTCCTGAATCATCGTGAATCCACATCATTGGGAAAGCATCATAACCTGCCATAAAAGAGGTGAGCCCCATAACGGGATCCCATAAATACTGGGTTGCTGCCAGCCCAAATGTGTCATTTTGACCATTCTGATCAGGGTCTTGCTCTGTAAACGCTTTCGCAATTGCAATCAGTTCATCCATCGTCTGTGGCGGTTTCAGATTCAGTCTCTCAAGCCAATCGATACGAATCCAAAGTACCTGTGCAGTCTCAATAGAAGAATTCGTTTCGGGTATACCCATCAATTTTCTATCTATGGTGGCTGCTTCAAAAGGCCCTGAACCCTCTTGACTCAAAATCTCTTTGGTCAGCGGAGTCGCATACGTATCAAATACGTTCGTCAAATCTTGAATATATCCCGCATTACTTAACAGTCTCAACTGCTCAGCATCCACTCGTACCACATCAGGGATATTACCTGAAGAAAGATCAACACTAAATTTTTGTGCGTATAAGTCTCCTCTAGCAGTCCAATCGTACGTAATTTGGATTCCTAAAACTTCTTCGTAAAGCCTACTCCAAGTGTTATCGTTTAGTGTTTGTCCTGGCAAACTTTTAATTAGATCATCAAGCTGTGCACTCATTTCTCTTACAAAAGAGACCTGGATGGGCGGGTCGTACTTTTGTAGTCCCAACTCTTCATATTCAATTCTTGCAGTATTGTCATTAGCAATTGGATCAGAAACTTTGTTTACTTCGTTGTTAGGACTACAGGCATATAGCAACTGAAAACTAAGGAACACTGTAAGCGCAATACTCATCTTATTCATTACGCATAACCGCACGGACAGACCCCACTTTACTAGTTATATAGAAATGACGAGTTGCATTATGATAACGATCATGAACAGCCTTGATGTTGGCATATTGTATATTTTTCTATAATATTACCAACTCCTTACATATTCTATGATTATCGCATAGGTTTTCTTTGTCTACAATGGTATTTCTTCATTTATGAATACAAAAAACCGGAGATTGTCTCTTCCTTTACAGAAGTTACGGTCTCTCCGGTTTACATTTATCTGTTTTGAACTCTTACTTCTTACT from Paenibacillus polygoni encodes the following:
- a CDS encoding sensor histidine kinase → MFKFPAVSLRNSIFVRLVFTYLFVVIPIIVLGLYLYQWSYKNASEDISRATSKQLNYYLGTLDREVEWIELQLFDLVEDSGLNTLSVTWDFIDNADRRSELSRLIQRMTSVQNSSPYIKDIYIHIPSITKTLSTAGAIQDFDIVQYHFFRSGAKESDHRLIKWNNSLYLNGSKESGRKGAEPLFTVQIELDIEKLLKSLEQVNLYPESGSLLLSESAGFVLSTDKDADLAIQDFIKNSPSSNDAVVMKLKNKKFQMNKVYSEATGLSVAMYLPEETVKRPLSTFSKWAWIFIMTSLLAIVVFSYSSYRIIHQPLLKLIQGFKRMEGGSLDSPIEHERKDEFGYLYTRFNHMLSKLQTLIDQDFKQKMMMQKAELKQLQSQINPHFLYNSFFILNTLSRMGDADRIEKFTNMLGEYFRFITRNGEDFVALSEEIKHSRTYTEIQNLRFSRRITVFFDELPKEMESIRVPRLIVQPIIENAYEHSLEKMEEDGILHVAFEKSPGEILIRIEDNGNAITDSELESLREHLHHTADSYEITGMMNIHRRLVLTFGEGSGLFLAKSKLNGLEVLIRIKTEEEITCIGS
- a CDS encoding extracellular solute-binding protein — encoded protein: MNKMSIALTVFLSFQLLYACSPNNEVNKVSDPIANDNTARIEYEELGLQKYDPPIQVSFVREMSAQLDDLIKSLPGQTLNDNTWSRLYEEVLGIQITYDWTARGDLYAQKFSVDLSSGNIPDVVRVDAEQLRLLSNAGYIQDLTNVFDTYATPLTKEILSQEGSGPFEAATIDRKLMGIPETNSSIETAQVLWIRIDWLERLNLKPPQTMDELIAIAKAFTEQDPDQNGQNDTFGLAATQYLWDPVMGLTSFMAGYDAFPMMWIHDDSGKLTYGGIQPEVKSALLSLQNMYRNGYLDSEFAMKNGIKAKEQVAKGKIGMLYGEQWGSFLAQVSRESDSNADWRAFPIVSVSGKAPKVPLKFNTTHFIAVKRGVQHPEAIIKMFNLHLEKNWGETAEYEKYYSSPYPVWQLSPITPYPARKNMEAFQQLKEARITGDQSKLNEEAKAIQKNITTYLSGSGNIEIGWGWERTYGEQGAMAIIDQYEKNNQLLYESFVGTPTETMIEKQSILNEIQLQVYMDIILGRPIEEFDRFVKQWKKLGGDQITEEVNQWFLAQKP